From a single Ischnura elegans chromosome 7, ioIscEleg1.1, whole genome shotgun sequence genomic region:
- the LOC124162846 gene encoding uncharacterized protein LOC124162846: MAIILVAFSAMVFALAKADPQVASNYLIQRPLPVSGEAIITSGNILPQSVFNPSGVIPNTNPNANPNPNVFIPNQGTGNNNNNIPDLGNLFNGPISGNPRCRRNEVFLACGPGCTRTCGNYLLQTTCTRQCRPGCFCAGERVRDEFNRGLCVRPSRCSVLRRRPNRRDRSSRSSSSEEHRRRRKGERN, from the exons ATGGCGATCATCCTGGTAGCATTCTCGGCAATGGTCTTTGCATTGGCCAAAGCAG acCCACAGGTAGCAAGCAATTACCTTATCCAGCGGCCTCTTCCAGTCAGCGGCGAAGCAATCATAACAAGCGGAAACATACTGCCACAAAGTGTATTCAACCCTTCGGGAGTAATTCCAAATACAAATCCAAATGCAAATCCAAATCCAAACGTGTTCATACCTAATCAGGGCACTggaaacaacaacaataatattcCAGACTTAGGCAATCTATTCAACGGACCAATTTCCGGTAACCCTCGGTGCAGACGGAATGAGGTATTCCTCGCCTGTGGGCCCGGTTGCACGAGGACCTGCGGGAACTACCTGCTGCAAACGACTTGCACGCGCCAGTGCCGTCCGGGATGCTTTTGCGCCGGCGAGCGGGTCCGCGACGAGTTTAATAGGGGACTCTGCGTGAGGCCCAGCCGATGCAGTGTGCTGAGGAGACGCCCGAACCGAAGAGACAGAAGCAGTCGCAGCAGCAGCAGCGAGGAACATCGCCGCCGAAGGAAGGGAGAAAGGAACTGA